A region from the Gemmatimonadota bacterium genome encodes:
- a CDS encoding asparaginase, which produces MSNRVAVLRGSVEESSHAVHVAVADAEGRHLWGAGDPSRVTFFRSSAKPIQALPLVEDGVCARFGLESSDLAICCASHGGEPVHVRRVAGLLDRIDLTEDALECGPQVPMHAASAERLIAQGATPGRIHNNCSGKHAGMLALARYHGWPTAGYSEAAHPVQQRMWAEVARWTGRSREDIEVAVDGCGVSCFALPVLDMARAYARFADAARRGEPAASVVEAMTAHPYEVAGSGRLCTALMERTGARLFAKVGAEGVYGAGLPESGVGIAVKVEDGGWRAAGVALLAVLETLGALSEDDRAALAEHARPLVRNTRDWVVGRIESKVDLRRLHD; this is translated from the coding sequence GTGAGTAACCGCGTCGCGGTTCTGCGTGGCTCGGTCGAGGAGTCGAGCCACGCAGTACATGTGGCGGTCGCCGATGCGGAGGGGCGTCATCTGTGGGGGGCGGGGGACCCCTCCCGCGTCACGTTCTTCCGGTCTTCCGCCAAACCGATCCAGGCGCTCCCACTCGTGGAGGACGGCGTTTGCGCCAGGTTCGGATTGGAGTCTTCCGACCTGGCGATCTGTTGCGCTTCCCATGGAGGGGAGCCGGTGCATGTCCGGCGCGTGGCTGGCCTCCTGGACCGGATCGACCTCACGGAGGACGCCTTGGAGTGCGGTCCACAGGTGCCGATGCACGCCGCGTCGGCCGAACGACTGATCGCGCAAGGAGCGACACCCGGACGCATTCACAACAACTGCTCCGGAAAGCATGCTGGGATGTTGGCGCTGGCGCGCTACCACGGATGGCCTACGGCCGGCTACAGCGAGGCCGCCCACCCGGTCCAGCAGCGGATGTGGGCCGAGGTCGCCCGCTGGACGGGCCGATCCCGTGAAGACATCGAGGTGGCGGTGGACGGATGCGGCGTGTCTTGCTTCGCTCTGCCCGTACTCGACATGGCGCGGGCCTACGCGCGGTTCGCGGATGCGGCGCGCCGGGGAGAGCCGGCCGCCTCCGTCGTGGAAGCCATGACTGCGCATCCGTACGAGGTGGCGGGGAGCGGTCGGCTGTGTACCGCGCTCATGGAGCGCACGGGGGCACGTCTGTTCGCGAAGGTGGGCGCAGAGGGGGTGTACGGAGCGGGGTTGCCGGAGTCGGGAGTGGGGATCGCCGTCAAGGTGGAGGACGGCGGCTGGCGCGCTGCCGGCGTAGCCCTGCTCGCGGTCCTGGAGACCCTGGGGGCGTTGTCGGAGGACGACCGTGCTGCGCTCGCGGAGCATGCGCGTCCTCTGGTGCGCAACACACGAGATTGGGTGGTGGGACGGATCGAGTCGAAGGTCGACCTGCGGCGCCTCCATGACTGA
- a CDS encoding S41 family peptidase, translating to MRLNRSLLGPALVLGIAVLTGGWFFQQGTERGAPGFLRGRLFDQVADLVSQNYVEDVDQEELYNAAIEGMLERLGDPNTAFLQHDDYRNFAIRTEGNYGGVGLEVVEREGYVTVVTAMPGTPAQRAGIRAGDLIVAVDSERVVGEGSSDKAVDRLRGRPGTEVQIGVQRPGVESELEFLVTRERIEVKSVPFHAMLGEDIGYVPLQIFSETSTDEVGAAIDSLRAEGARGVVLDLRGNPGGVLDAGIGISELFLDAGADIVETRGRAEMQSETYRATRAQRYPGFPLVVLVDERSASASEIVAGALQDHDRALLIGHRTFGKGSVQTLYPLAGGDVLKLTTARWYTPVGRSIQKDRSEQVAELSSGALSPFGQLVPRDGEVDLPTVRSVGGRTLVGGGGITPDLTVLPDTLPTEAQQAVFELYKSGGALNRSIFDFVISTLADRGESAGPPVQVTDALMADLRRVLEAAGVEADDAVWRAATPFLRNTLRTELALQASGEKAQFLVQAEADRALMRAVEALRSAGTDAGALVRVAQGGEGAL from the coding sequence ATGAGGCTGAACCGATCACTCCTGGGGCCCGCGCTGGTCCTCGGGATCGCCGTTCTGACGGGAGGCTGGTTCTTCCAGCAGGGCACCGAGCGGGGAGCACCCGGCTTTCTCCGCGGCCGCCTGTTCGATCAGGTGGCGGATCTGGTCAGCCAGAACTACGTGGAAGACGTCGACCAGGAGGAGCTCTACAACGCCGCCATCGAGGGCATGTTGGAGCGACTCGGGGACCCCAATACGGCGTTCCTGCAGCACGACGACTATCGCAACTTCGCCATTCGCACCGAGGGCAACTACGGTGGGGTGGGCCTGGAGGTGGTCGAGCGCGAGGGGTACGTGACCGTCGTGACAGCCATGCCCGGGACGCCCGCGCAGCGGGCCGGCATCCGGGCCGGCGACCTGATCGTGGCCGTGGATTCGGAGCGGGTGGTCGGGGAGGGGAGTTCCGACAAGGCCGTCGATCGCCTTCGCGGCCGGCCCGGCACCGAGGTGCAGATCGGCGTGCAGCGTCCCGGCGTCGAGAGCGAGCTCGAGTTCCTGGTCACGCGCGAGCGCATCGAAGTGAAATCGGTGCCGTTCCACGCGATGCTCGGGGAGGACATCGGCTACGTACCGCTGCAGATCTTCTCTGAGACGTCGACCGACGAGGTCGGCGCCGCGATCGACTCGTTGCGGGCGGAAGGCGCACGCGGAGTGGTGCTGGATCTGCGCGGGAACCCGGGTGGCGTCCTGGACGCGGGAATCGGGATCTCGGAGTTGTTTCTCGACGCGGGGGCGGACATCGTCGAGACGCGCGGACGCGCGGAGATGCAGTCGGAGACGTATCGTGCCACGCGTGCGCAGCGCTATCCCGGTTTCCCCCTGGTGGTGTTGGTGGACGAGCGGTCGGCGAGCGCTTCCGAGATCGTCGCGGGTGCGCTGCAGGACCATGACCGCGCCCTGCTGATCGGCCACCGCACCTTCGGCAAGGGATCGGTGCAGACGCTCTATCCGCTCGCGGGTGGAGACGTCCTCAAGCTTACGACGGCCCGCTGGTACACGCCGGTGGGACGGTCTATCCAGAAGGACCGGTCGGAACAGGTGGCCGAGCTCTCGTCCGGTGCGCTCTCCCCCTTCGGACAGCTGGTGCCGAGAGACGGAGAGGTCGATCTGCCGACCGTCCGTTCCGTGGGTGGGCGCACGCTGGTGGGTGGCGGCGGCATCACCCCCGACCTGACCGTGCTCCCTGACACCTTGCCGACCGAGGCGCAGCAGGCAGTCTTCGAACTCTACAAGAGCGGGGGTGCGCTGAACCGGTCCATCTTCGACTTCGTGATCAGCACACTCGCCGATCGGGGTGAGTCGGCCGGACCGCCCGTCCAGGTGACGGACGCCCTGATGGCGGACCTGCGGCGCGTCTTGGAGGCGGCTGGTGTCGAGGCGGACGACGCGGTGTGGCGGGCTGCAACCCCGTTCCTGCGCAACACGCTGCGCACCGAGCTGGCGCTGCAGGCCTCCGGCGAGAAGGCGCAGTTCCTGGTACAGGCCGAGGCGGATCGCGCGTTGATGCGCGCGGTGGAGGCCCTGCGCTCGGCGGGCACGGATGCGGGCGCCCTCGTCCGGGTCGCCCAGGGGGGCGAGGGGGCTCTGTGA
- the tmk gene encoding dTMP kinase, with product MTDAVRRRGVFVVLEGPEGAGKTTQAARLAEWARAGGLEVRTVREPGGTAIGEAIRSHLWVRTDLEIGPVPELLLVSAARAALVTEVIVPALERGEVVLADRFALSTLAYQGYGRGLDLQHIRQVTELATGGVGPDVTLLLDLPDEAGTARQRAAGKHHDRMERQGAEFLVRVQRGYRELAATEPGMVRIDGTGSVEAVEARLREALVAELPEFFGSLPTGS from the coding sequence ATGACGGACGCCGTCCGCCGGCGGGGTGTGTTCGTAGTGCTCGAAGGCCCCGAAGGGGCGGGCAAGACCACCCAGGCCGCCCGTTTGGCCGAGTGGGCGCGTGCGGGCGGCCTCGAGGTCCGCACCGTGCGGGAGCCGGGGGGCACGGCCATCGGAGAGGCGATCCGCTCCCACCTCTGGGTGCGGACGGACCTCGAGATCGGACCGGTGCCCGAGTTGCTGCTGGTGTCGGCCGCCCGCGCAGCCCTGGTCACCGAAGTGATCGTCCCCGCGTTGGAGCGCGGGGAAGTGGTGCTGGCGGACCGCTTCGCGTTGTCCACGCTGGCCTACCAAGGGTACGGCCGGGGGCTCGACCTTCAGCACATCCGGCAGGTCACGGAGCTCGCCACGGGAGGAGTGGGGCCGGATGTGACGCTGCTGCTGGATCTCCCCGACGAGGCCGGGACCGCACGCCAGCGGGCCGCCGGGAAGCACCACGACCGGATGGAACGCCAGGGAGCGGAGTTCCTGGTCCGGGTACAGCGCGGCTACCGTGAACTGGCTGCCACGGAACCGGGTATGGTCAGGATCGACGGCACTGGCTCGGTCGAGGCGGTGGAGGCGAGGTTACGAGAGGCCCTGGTGGCTGAGCTTCCCGAGTTCTTCGGCAGCTTGCCGACCGGCTCCTGA